The genomic interval CCATCCTCCCCCGGTACGTCACCCCCGAGCCGTCGGCCTCGTGGCGCACAAAGTTGGTGAAGTCCTTCGTCTTGTACATGAGGTCGAACAGCTTGCCGTCGCATTCCCGCGTGTGCTCAAAAATGCCCACGCCCAGCCAGTTCTTGTAGAAGGTGTAGTCGAAAGGCACCGAGAACATGACGGCCATCACCTCGTTGCAGCGGCGGCTGCGCATGTCGAACAGCTCGTAGGTCATGACCCCCACGGCGCCGGACGCCGTGTTGTCGTCCTTGGTGAAAGAGCACACCTCGGTCTTGGTGGTGCGCAGGGTCGGCTGTGGAGGGTTGAAGACGAAGCCGCTCTCCATGTGCACCCTGCAGGGAAAGAAGAGGGTAGAAGTATTCAGATTCTGTGATCAAATTCTGATACCACAATGTACAAATACTCAATatgaaaatcaaaaa from Anoplopoma fimbria isolate UVic2021 breed Golden Eagle Sablefish chromosome 5, Afim_UVic_2022, whole genome shotgun sequence carries:
- the LOC129090985 gene encoding DELTA-sagatoxin-Srs1a-like yields the protein MPETAEAHSVTITTNRNCTIEITNVSSVFCLVNPKVHMESGFVFNPPQPTLRTTKTEVCSFTKDDNTASGAVGVMTYELFDMRSRRCNEVMAVMFSVPFDYTFYKNWLGVGIFEHTRECDGKLFDLMYKTKDFTNFVRHEADGSGVTYRGRMVDVRACMSDEGKAIIKLEIYDKMGR